Proteins encoded within one genomic window of Odocoileus virginianus isolate 20LAN1187 ecotype Illinois chromosome 2, Ovbor_1.2, whole genome shotgun sequence:
- the LOC110122881 gene encoding small ribosomal subunit protein uS10-like, protein MAFKDTGKTPMEPEVAIHRIRTTLTSCNVKSLEKVCADLIRGSKEKNLKVKGPVQMPTKTLRITTRKTPCGEGSKTWDRFQMRIHKRLIDLHSLSETVKQITSISIEPGVEVEVTIADA, encoded by the coding sequence ATGGCCTTTAAAGACACCGGCAAGACTCCCATGGAGCCAGAGGTGGCCATTCACCGGATTAGGACCACCCTCACCAGCTGCAACGTGAAGTCTCTGGAGAAGGTGTGTGCTGACCTGATCAGAGGCTCgaaggaaaagaatctcaaagtGAAAGGACCAGTCCAGATGCCTACCAAGACTCTGAGAATAACTACAAGGAAAACTCCTTGTGGTGAAGGTTCTAAGACTTGGGATCGATTCCAAATGAGGATCCACAAGCGACTCATTGACCTGCACAGCCTTTCTGAAACCGTCAAGCAGATCACTTCCATCAGTATTGAGCCAGGAGTCGAGGTGGAAGTCACCATTGCCGATGCCTAA